A single region of the Mechercharimyces sp. CAU 1602 genome encodes:
- the spoVE gene encoding stage V sporulation protein E has protein sequence MSPTRNSYDHVVVVVIFLLLAVGVMMVYSASAAFSYHKFGDPFFYAKRQVLFAALGVFFMFIVAHLPPDKFEKWSKPAILVCFSLLAIVLVPGVGLLRGGARSWLGIGAFSIQPSEFMKLALILFLSYYLSRHGHKLTRFWTGLFPPLALVGTAFAFIMMQPDLGTGTVLVGTGVAVLFAAGARMKHLVGLMMVGLGGFTALVLAAPYRIKRITAFLDPWQDPLGAGYHLIQSLYAIGPGGLMGLGLGMSRQKHLYLPEPHTDFIFSILAEELGFLGAGSVIALFAILVWRGIRIAITAPTIFMSLTAAGITAMITIQAVINIGVVTGAFPVTGITLPFLSYGGSSLTLTLVAVGILLNISRFAEATGSPRY, from the coding sequence GTGTCTCCAACGCGAAATTCTTATGATCATGTCGTTGTCGTTGTAATATTTCTACTGTTAGCTGTAGGTGTGATGATGGTATATAGTGCTAGTGCGGCATTCTCCTATCATAAATTTGGAGATCCGTTCTTTTACGCGAAGAGGCAAGTATTATTTGCAGCACTAGGAGTTTTTTTTATGTTTATCGTGGCGCATCTTCCCCCCGATAAGTTTGAAAAGTGGTCGAAGCCTGCGATTCTTGTTTGCTTTTCGTTGCTTGCAATTGTATTAGTTCCAGGTGTGGGTCTTTTACGGGGAGGGGCACGCAGTTGGTTGGGAATCGGTGCTTTTAGTATTCAACCGTCCGAGTTTATGAAGCTGGCGCTTATACTGTTTCTCTCTTATTATCTTTCCCGCCATGGGCATAAGCTGACTCGTTTTTGGACAGGATTATTTCCCCCATTAGCTTTGGTAGGGACTGCATTTGCCTTTATTATGATGCAACCCGACCTTGGGACGGGCACTGTATTGGTCGGTACGGGGGTAGCCGTTCTTTTCGCTGCGGGTGCGCGCATGAAGCATCTTGTGGGTTTAATGATGGTTGGACTAGGTGGGTTTACAGCTCTTGTTTTGGCAGCGCCCTATCGGATTAAACGAATTACAGCGTTTTTAGATCCATGGCAAGATCCTTTGGGAGCGGGGTATCATCTCATTCAATCCCTTTATGCTATTGGACCTGGTGGTTTGATGGGATTAGGTCTTGGAATGAGTCGTCAAAAGCATCTTTATCTGCCTGAGCCTCATACTGACTTCATATTTTCTATTTTAGCAGAAGAGCTAGGTTTTCTAGGAGCAGGAAGTGTGATTGCATTATTTGCTATACTGGTATGGCGAGGTATTCGAATCGCGATCACGGCTCCTACTATATTTATGAGCTTAACTGCAGCGGGGATTACAGCGATGATTACCATACAAGCTGTTATCAACATAGGGGTAGTGACAGGAGCGTTTCCCGTCACAGGAATTACTCTTCCGTTTCTAAGTTACGGGGGATCTTCTTTAACGCTAACATTGGTTGCCGTTGGCATTCTTTTAAATATATCTCGCTTTGCAGAAGCGACGGGTTCTCCTCGTTATTAA
- the murB gene encoding UDP-N-acetylmuramate dehydrogenase: protein MNQIIQELKQAHIEDIRPNEPMSRHTTWKVGGPADLLIYPKTKAELQAAMMIIYRHQLSWHVVGRGSNLLVRDGGLRGVVFRLDEGFDDMEIKDTRVTVGGGYSIVRLSNKISRMGLSGLEFAGGIPGTVGGAVYMNAGAHGSEVREVLESAEILLETGEWTRLTNEEMGFSYRTSILQTELPGIVTEATFQTKPGDRDEIGAAMAQYKDRRRMTQPLQYPCAGSVFRNPPGDHAGRLIEASGLKGYRIGDAEVSTLHANFIINRGQASANNVLTLIDHIIQTVEEQFGVSLHPEVLVVGEE from the coding sequence GTGAATCAAATCATACAAGAATTAAAACAAGCACATATTGAAGATATCAGACCAAATGAACCAATGTCCCGACATACCACTTGGAAGGTGGGAGGACCGGCTGATTTACTGATTTATCCAAAGACAAAAGCAGAATTACAAGCAGCGATGATGATTATATATCGCCATCAATTGTCATGGCACGTAGTCGGGCGGGGCTCTAACCTCCTGGTTCGAGATGGCGGATTACGTGGCGTTGTTTTTCGTTTAGATGAAGGTTTCGATGATATGGAAATTAAGGATACACGTGTGACGGTTGGTGGGGGCTACTCGATTGTACGTCTCTCCAACAAAATCTCTCGGATGGGTCTATCCGGACTGGAGTTTGCTGGCGGCATTCCTGGTACTGTCGGTGGTGCAGTCTATATGAATGCTGGAGCACATGGCTCGGAAGTAAGGGAAGTATTGGAATCAGCCGAAATCTTATTGGAAACAGGCGAATGGACTCGTTTGACTAATGAAGAAATGGGCTTTTCTTATCGAACCTCCATCTTACAAACAGAACTGCCTGGTATTGTAACGGAGGCTACCTTCCAAACGAAACCAGGCGATCGAGATGAAATAGGCGCAGCGATGGCACAGTATAAAGATCGCCGTCGCATGACTCAACCTTTGCAATATCCATGTGCAGGCAGTGTGTTCCGCAATCCCCCTGGAGACCATGCCGGTCGTTTGATTGAAGCTTCCGGGTTAAAAGGGTATCGCATTGGGGATGCGGAGGTGTCAACACTGCATGCCAACTTTATCATCAACCGGGGCCAAGCTTCGGCCAACAATGTTCTCACCCTTATTGATCATATCATCCAAACGGTTGAAGAACAGTTCGGTGTATCTCTTCATCCAGAAGTATTGGTGGTGGGCGAGGAGTAA
- a CDS encoding UDP-N-acetylmuramoyl-L-alanyl-D-glutamate--2,6-diaminopimelate ligase, which translates to MRLDELVKPLLIYEERGLSSVDITGIQTDSRKVESGDLFIALRGFDTDGHQYIEQAVRNGASAVVSEEEHSYGVASIRVPNSRRAMAVLAAHFYDYPSRDIKVIGITGTNGKTTTAHLVQRILADAGQQTGLFGTNGIHIGEEIFPTANTTPDVEKLQQGLARMREVGCTYAVMEVSSHALSLGRTHGCRYHTAVFTNLTQDHLDFHESMESYRAAKGLLFAQLGNDYQEMKGNVPLAILNRDDESSHYYEHITPAQVLTYAIDHEADVRATDVRVTSEGTSFRLLTYEGTTDVHLQMVGKFSVYNALAAIAVTLREGVPLSSIVKSLQTVVGVDGRFERIEAPSHIPYTVLVDYAHTPDSLSNVLSTIQGFAAGRVLCIIGCGGDRDRSKRPLMAQIAVHHSDVAIFTSDNPRSESPLSILEDMVKGVHDSCKDHYHTIVDRREAIRTAMSLARAGDVILIAGKGHETYQEVNGVRFDFDDRQVVREIWQGEEGM; encoded by the coding sequence ATGAGATTAGATGAATTGGTAAAGCCACTGTTGATCTATGAAGAAAGAGGCTTATCCTCCGTCGACATTACAGGGATCCAAACAGATTCGCGCAAAGTGGAATCAGGCGATTTGTTTATTGCTCTGCGAGGTTTTGATACGGATGGGCATCAGTATATAGAGCAAGCGGTGCGAAATGGGGCGAGCGCGGTTGTGAGTGAAGAGGAGCACTCTTACGGTGTAGCAAGTATTCGTGTGCCTAATTCACGACGAGCGATGGCAGTGCTCGCAGCGCATTTTTATGATTATCCTAGTAGGGATATTAAAGTAATAGGGATTACAGGAACGAATGGGAAGACGACGACTGCACATTTGGTACAGCGTATTTTAGCTGATGCAGGACAGCAGACAGGGTTGTTTGGAACCAATGGGATTCACATCGGGGAAGAGATTTTTCCAACTGCTAACACAACCCCGGATGTAGAGAAATTGCAACAGGGATTAGCACGTATGCGGGAAGTAGGATGCACGTATGCAGTAATGGAAGTCTCCTCCCATGCACTTAGTTTGGGTAGAACGCACGGCTGTCGTTATCATACAGCGGTATTTACTAACCTTACGCAAGATCATCTTGATTTTCATGAGTCGATGGAATCATATCGTGCTGCTAAAGGCTTGTTATTTGCTCAGCTCGGAAATGATTACCAAGAGATGAAAGGCAATGTTCCGTTGGCGATTCTAAACAGAGATGATGAGAGCTCTCATTACTATGAGCATATTACCCCTGCTCAGGTACTTACATATGCCATTGACCATGAAGCCGATGTGCGTGCCACTGACGTAAGAGTTACATCGGAAGGCACCTCCTTTCGTTTACTTACCTATGAGGGCACGACTGACGTTCATTTACAGATGGTGGGGAAATTTAGTGTTTATAATGCTTTGGCAGCTATTGCGGTCACATTGCGTGAAGGTGTCCCGCTTTCTTCTATTGTGAAGAGTTTGCAAACGGTTGTGGGAGTGGATGGCCGGTTTGAACGTATTGAAGCACCTTCTCACATTCCATATACTGTGCTTGTCGACTATGCGCATACTCCGGATAGCCTCTCCAATGTACTAAGTACGATCCAGGGTTTTGCTGCAGGACGTGTGTTGTGCATTATTGGCTGTGGAGGTGACCGCGATCGCAGCAAACGACCGCTGATGGCCCAAATAGCTGTTCATCATAGTGATGTTGCTATTTTTACTTCAGATAATCCGCGGTCAGAGTCACCGCTATCGATTTTGGAGGATATGGTCAAAGGTGTGCACGACTCTTGTAAGGATCATTATCATACTATTGTAGATCGTCGCGAAGCGATTCGTACGGCGATGAGCTTAGCGCGAGCGGGTGATGTGATTCTCATCGCGGGTAAAGGGCACGAAACGTATCAAGAAGTAAATGGTGTACGTTTCGACTTTGATGATCGTCAGGTTGTACGCGAAATCTGGCAAGGAGAGGAGGGAATGTGA
- the ftsA gene encoding cell division protein FtsA produces the protein MSSSNFIVGLDIGTSCVRAVVADCSKREVQVIGIGSAHSRGMKKGAIIDIDQAVTSIREAIESAERMIGIEIHEVFVGISGGHVTLTPSHGVVAVSNDDREIGVNDIERVLQAARVISLPPERTVVEVVPKQFVVDGLREIKDPNGMIGVRLEVEAMIVTGAKTMIHNVLRCVEKASLTVAGVTLLPLAESEICLSSDEKNLGSVLIDLGGGTTTLTVFQQGELVATAVVPVGGENITNDLAIGLRTQREAAEKIKVTSGIASTKLADDETTCDIPCIGSNQKRMVSQMELAQIIEPRVEELFLLVQRKLEELGYGQLAGGWILTGGGVSLRGTVEVAERVGGVNVRTAISDAIGDQDPSYSGGIGVVYYIARKCNHHRESHEGVTAARKQRSGPSPFERVKSWFSEFI, from the coding sequence TTGAGCAGTTCTAACTTCATTGTCGGTTTAGATATTGGAACGAGTTGTGTGCGTGCTGTAGTGGCGGATTGTAGCAAGCGCGAAGTCCAAGTAATCGGAATCGGTTCAGCCCATTCGAGGGGGATGAAGAAGGGCGCGATCATTGATATTGATCAAGCAGTTACATCGATTCGCGAGGCTATTGAGAGTGCAGAGCGAATGATTGGGATAGAGATTCATGAAGTATTTGTCGGTATTTCAGGAGGACATGTCACCCTTACACCCAGTCACGGGGTAGTGGCTGTCTCCAATGACGATCGCGAAATTGGGGTTAATGATATTGAGCGCGTGTTGCAAGCGGCGCGTGTCATTTCACTTCCACCAGAACGTACTGTGGTAGAAGTAGTTCCAAAGCAATTTGTCGTCGACGGATTACGCGAGATTAAAGATCCCAATGGGATGATCGGAGTTCGGTTGGAAGTAGAGGCTATGATTGTCACAGGTGCGAAGACGATGATTCATAATGTTTTACGCTGTGTAGAGAAGGCCTCTTTAACAGTTGCAGGGGTGACTTTGCTACCTTTAGCTGAAAGTGAAATTTGTCTTTCCAGCGACGAGAAAAACTTGGGTTCGGTGCTCATCGATTTGGGGGGAGGAACAACTACGCTGACTGTGTTTCAGCAAGGGGAATTGGTTGCGACGGCAGTTGTTCCTGTTGGGGGAGAAAATATAACAAATGATTTGGCTATCGGCTTGAGGACACAACGGGAAGCGGCTGAAAAAATTAAGGTAACGTCTGGAATCGCTTCAACCAAACTTGCAGATGATGAGACGACATGTGACATCCCTTGTATCGGGAGCAATCAGAAGAGAATGGTTAGTCAGATGGAGCTTGCACAAATCATTGAACCGCGCGTGGAGGAACTTTTTCTCTTGGTACAGCGCAAGCTGGAAGAATTGGGTTATGGACAGTTAGCTGGCGGCTGGATCCTGACAGGGGGTGGAGTCTCTTTGCGTGGTACGGTGGAAGTTGCTGAAAGGGTCGGAGGTGTAAACGTACGTACAGCCATCTCCGATGCAATCGGTGACCAGGATCCTTCGTATTCTGGTGGGATTGGCGTGGTATATTATATCGCCCGAAAATGTAACCATCATCGTGAAAGCCATGAGGGGGTCACTGCGGCTCGTAAGCAACGAAGCGGTCCATCACCATTTGAACGAGTAAAGAGTTGGTTTAGTGAGTTTATATAG
- the murA gene encoding UDP-N-acetylglucosamine 1-carboxyvinyltransferase: MTHFNIEGGYPLVGTIRIQGAKNAALPILAATVLAEGVYEIRDVPRLSDIEVMIDILEALGARITRIGHTIWVNTFHLNTSHIPHDLMRKMRSSIFLMGPLLSRLQEVCISRPGGCAIGARPIDLHLKGLQLLGSEIDERDGHILCRATMLQGAELTLEMPSVGATENLMMAAVKAEGTTVIRGAAREPEIVDLQSFLNNMGADIEGAGTNTIVVRGVKTLSPTSHTIIPDRIVAGTLMAAAAATQGEITLQHAIAAHLDSFIQHLKETGTKIEYDEHTIWLRGLPQMSAVRRVATAPYPGFPTDLQPQMMVLLSLAQGSSLITESIFDARLKHVDELKKMGAHMIAEQNSVRIRGVPQLYGAHVYATDLRAGAALVIAGLCAEGRTKVEGISHIDRGYERLEEVFCQLGGKVDRSVAKIPLH, encoded by the coding sequence TTGACGCATTTCAACATTGAGGGCGGTTATCCGCTAGTAGGCACAATCCGTATCCAAGGAGCCAAAAATGCGGCATTGCCAATCCTGGCAGCCACTGTTTTAGCTGAAGGAGTATATGAAATTCGCGATGTCCCTCGCCTGTCTGACATTGAAGTGATGATTGATATTTTGGAAGCATTAGGTGCAAGGATCACGCGGATTGGACATACAATTTGGGTGAATACTTTTCATCTCAATACCTCTCATATTCCGCATGATTTAATGAGAAAAATGCGTTCTTCCATATTCTTGATGGGCCCTTTATTATCTCGCCTGCAAGAAGTATGTATCTCGCGACCAGGAGGATGCGCGATTGGAGCAAGACCGATTGATCTGCATCTAAAGGGATTACAGTTACTCGGCTCTGAGATTGATGAGCGGGATGGGCATATATTGTGCCGAGCTACGATGTTGCAGGGTGCTGAGTTAACACTTGAGATGCCGAGTGTAGGTGCTACCGAAAATCTAATGATGGCAGCAGTGAAGGCAGAAGGTACAACGGTTATACGTGGAGCGGCACGTGAGCCCGAAATCGTCGACTTACAATCATTCCTTAATAATATGGGGGCAGATATCGAGGGTGCAGGCACGAATACGATCGTTGTGCGTGGCGTAAAGACGTTATCTCCCACCTCCCATACCATTATCCCTGATCGTATTGTAGCCGGTACATTGATGGCAGCAGCAGCAGCTACGCAAGGCGAGATCACGTTGCAGCACGCAATTGCAGCACACCTGGATAGTTTTATTCAGCACTTAAAGGAAACGGGTACAAAAATTGAGTATGATGAGCATACGATTTGGTTACGTGGTCTGCCTCAGATGTCGGCAGTGCGCCGTGTTGCTACAGCACCCTATCCGGGTTTCCCTACTGATCTTCAACCACAGATGATGGTGTTATTATCACTGGCACAAGGGTCTAGTTTGATTACAGAAAGTATCTTTGATGCTCGACTCAAACATGTGGATGAACTAAAGAAAATGGGTGCGCACATGATTGCAGAACAAAACTCGGTGCGAATTCGGGGAGTTCCCCAATTGTATGGGGCGCATGTGTATGCAACTGATTTACGGGCAGGTGCTGCTCTTGTGATCGCCGGTCTCTGTGCGGAAGGTCGGACGAAAGTAGAAGGGATATCGCACATAGATCGTGGTTACGAACGGTTAGAGGAGGTATTTTGCCAGCTAGGTGGGAAAGTGGATCGTTCGGTAGCCAAAATTCCTTTGCATTAA
- the murD gene encoding UDP-N-acetylmuramoyl-L-alanine--D-glutamate ligase gives MSKQPSPFLGQTVVVLGLGRSGVAVARLLHAHGANVTVNDAKERSQAPEADVLEALGIQVICGGHPDDLINEEVDFVVKNPGIPYRIAPIVSAMGRGIPVVTEVEVASRVAKASIIGITGSNGKTTTTTLVGAIMAKAGQKYQVAGNIGRALTDVVTDMETDEWLVAELSSFQLKGTSTFRPRIGALLNVTEAHLDYHGAMEDYVSSKLSLFQAQQQEDLAILNYDDEICRKVSGSLSSRIWWFSRTQSVPCGVWVERGEILAKMETGLVQSVLPVAEVLIPGQHHLENALAATAIALAAGSPLLAIQETLRTFSGVEHRLEFVREYKGVRYYNDSKATNAQAARLALESFSAPVVWIAGGLDRGVDFHELLPVLAKQVRGVVVYGEAASTLAARAEEAGVPFKEVEDVLAATRVASAWAQAKDVVLLSPACASWDKYPSFEVRGSIFKQAVHRLN, from the coding sequence ATGAGTAAGCAGCCCTCCCCCTTTTTAGGGCAGACAGTGGTAGTGCTTGGATTAGGTAGAAGTGGAGTTGCTGTAGCTAGGTTACTTCATGCGCACGGGGCTAATGTTACGGTTAATGATGCCAAAGAGCGTTCTCAAGCCCCAGAAGCCGATGTATTAGAAGCGTTGGGGATACAAGTGATATGTGGGGGTCATCCAGATGATCTCATTAATGAAGAGGTGGATTTTGTTGTAAAAAACCCAGGCATTCCATATCGAATTGCTCCCATTGTTTCAGCAATGGGGCGGGGTATTCCTGTAGTGACAGAAGTAGAAGTGGCTAGTCGAGTGGCTAAAGCGTCTATAATTGGGATTACAGGTTCCAATGGGAAAACTACTACCACCACCCTGGTAGGAGCGATCATGGCTAAAGCGGGGCAGAAGTACCAAGTAGCAGGAAACATCGGGCGGGCGTTAACGGATGTGGTTACCGATATGGAAACAGATGAATGGTTGGTGGCAGAACTATCCAGCTTTCAGTTGAAAGGAACTTCTACTTTTCGCCCACGTATTGGAGCTCTACTTAATGTGACAGAGGCTCATCTTGATTATCATGGCGCTATGGAGGACTATGTGTCTTCTAAGCTTTCCCTTTTTCAAGCGCAGCAACAAGAAGATTTGGCTATACTCAATTATGATGACGAGATCTGCCGCAAAGTATCTGGATCGCTTTCTTCCCGCATCTGGTGGTTTAGCCGCACACAGTCTGTTCCTTGTGGTGTGTGGGTGGAGAGAGGAGAAATTTTGGCGAAGATGGAGACTGGACTGGTTCAGTCTGTTTTACCTGTTGCAGAAGTATTGATACCTGGACAACATCATTTGGAGAATGCGTTAGCAGCGACAGCGATTGCTTTAGCAGCAGGCTCACCACTTCTTGCTATCCAGGAAACCTTGCGAACGTTTTCAGGGGTAGAGCATCGGTTAGAGTTTGTGCGTGAATATAAAGGAGTACGGTATTATAATGATTCCAAAGCGACCAACGCACAGGCGGCACGCTTAGCGTTAGAGTCATTTTCAGCACCGGTGGTCTGGATTGCGGGTGGATTGGATCGTGGGGTTGACTTTCACGAATTACTTCCGGTGTTGGCCAAACAAGTTCGTGGTGTGGTTGTCTATGGTGAAGCTGCTTCAACATTAGCGGCACGTGCTGAAGAAGCAGGTGTACCATTTAAGGAAGTAGAAGACGTATTAGCAGCGACACGAGTGGCTAGTGCATGGGCGCAGGCAAAAGATGTTGTCTTATTGTCGCCGGCATGTGCCAGTTGGGATAAGTACCCTTCTTTTGAGGTGCGGGGAAGCATTTTTAAACAAGCTGTGCATAGGCTTAATTAA
- the murF gene encoding UDP-N-acetylmuramoyl-tripeptide--D-alanyl-D-alanine ligase, which produces MKRTCEWIVKKTAGRLYGKVSDRQRWVAGVSTDTRALKTNQLYIPLVGTRFDGHDYVQDAIAKGAACALWQNDLPLPIESEIPLIVVEDTLEALQQLARAYRQECEATVVAITGSNGKTTTKDLTAAVLSSSYRVHKTEGNYNNHIGLPLTLLKMEEDTEVAVVEMGMNHAGEIEQLSYIAQPDIAVITNIGEAHIEYLGSREAIAAAKLEILAGLKKQGLIIINGDEPLLTTPLREVEWEVIKIGKFMSTDDGPEQCEMDRTGISFRSRQSRHQFDLPLLGEHNAMNALMGIAVGRALNITEEKMAMGLKEVRISGMRLETRRAQNGMLIINDTYNASPSAMRACIDLLMDYDVKMEKWLLLGDILELGDEEAYYHREVGQYAAQKGVTRLYTVGERARWIAQGAKDAGGVEHIYHFDERTEAVKSLNREGHDNVVILAKASRAARLETVVNQLCEGETSH; this is translated from the coding sequence ATGAAGCGAACATGTGAATGGATTGTTAAAAAGACTGCTGGGCGCCTTTATGGAAAAGTAAGTGACCGTCAGCGCTGGGTTGCGGGAGTATCTACAGACACGCGTGCGCTCAAGACTAATCAGCTCTATATCCCTTTGGTGGGGACGAGGTTTGATGGGCACGATTATGTACAGGATGCGATTGCGAAAGGAGCAGCTTGTGCTCTGTGGCAAAACGATCTTCCATTACCGATAGAATCGGAAATTCCTCTTATCGTGGTGGAGGATACGCTGGAAGCTTTACAGCAGCTGGCTCGTGCATATCGTCAGGAATGTGAAGCGACGGTGGTTGCGATTACGGGGAGCAATGGGAAGACAACCACAAAAGATTTAACAGCGGCAGTGTTATCTTCCTCTTACCGCGTGCATAAGACAGAAGGGAACTACAATAATCATATTGGTCTGCCACTTACCCTTCTAAAAATGGAAGAAGACACAGAAGTGGCCGTTGTTGAGATGGGTATGAACCACGCTGGGGAGATCGAACAATTATCCTATATCGCTCAGCCGGATATTGCTGTTATTACTAATATAGGGGAAGCTCATATTGAGTATCTGGGTAGCCGTGAAGCGATTGCAGCAGCAAAACTGGAGATTCTCGCCGGTTTAAAAAAGCAAGGGTTGATTATTATCAATGGTGACGAACCGCTGTTGACGACTCCACTGAGGGAGGTGGAGTGGGAAGTGATAAAGATAGGCAAGTTTATGTCAACAGATGATGGGCCAGAGCAGTGTGAAATGGATCGTACTGGTATCTCTTTTCGCTCCCGTCAGTCTCGTCACCAATTTGACTTGCCTCTGTTGGGAGAACATAATGCCATGAATGCGTTGATGGGTATTGCTGTCGGGCGGGCGTTAAACATAACGGAAGAGAAGATGGCTATGGGTTTAAAAGAGGTGCGTATTTCAGGAATGCGCTTGGAGACAAGACGTGCCCAAAATGGTATGCTCATCATTAATGATACGTACAATGCTAGTCCATCGGCGATGCGGGCTTGTATTGACTTGTTGATGGATTATGATGTGAAAATGGAAAAGTGGCTACTTCTCGGTGATATATTGGAGCTGGGAGATGAGGAGGCATATTATCATCGTGAAGTAGGGCAATATGCCGCACAGAAAGGTGTAACGAGATTGTACACTGTGGGTGAGCGCGCGCGTTGGATTGCACAAGGAGCAAAAGATGCTGGTGGCGTAGAGCATATATATCACTTTGATGAACGGACAGAGGCCGTTAAAAGCTTGAATCGAGAAGGTCATGACAATGTTGTTATCTTAGCGAAAGCATCACGCGCGGCTCGCTTAGAGACAGTAGTAAATCAGCTTTGTGAAGGGGAGACGAGTCACTAA
- a CDS encoding cell division protein FtsQ/DivIB produces the protein MPTSSQPKPLKFRSWKGIGLIFLFFTAVLLLLFLQSPLGRVDSVRVQGNHWITEGEVRKQLSIGEGSSFFGWSADDVEDGLTTLPTIKDVDVQKEYPGVVQVHIREHDHVASWQSGGNVYPVLGNGLIIHQESEQAQHTLLLKEWRQEQVKKIGQALTQLSPDLRKHLVTISPYPNEVYDDGIEMTTVYDHKVFMRLAELDRFTNYEFFRDKPAGKLYILDSIWFVPDAKTASSSD, from the coding sequence TTGCCAACATCTTCTCAACCCAAGCCGCTTAAATTTCGTTCATGGAAGGGCATCGGGTTGATTTTTCTCTTTTTTACCGCTGTACTGCTGCTATTATTTTTGCAATCACCGCTAGGACGAGTAGACTCCGTACGAGTGCAAGGGAACCATTGGATAACAGAAGGAGAGGTGCGTAAGCAACTCTCGATTGGGGAAGGCTCCTCATTCTTTGGTTGGAGTGCCGATGATGTAGAAGATGGCCTTACGACTCTCCCCACAATAAAAGATGTGGATGTACAAAAAGAGTATCCAGGCGTTGTACAAGTACATATCCGAGAACATGATCACGTCGCATCGTGGCAAAGCGGAGGAAACGTATATCCAGTGCTGGGAAATGGTCTGATTATTCATCAAGAGAGTGAGCAGGCGCAACATACTTTATTGCTTAAGGAATGGCGACAGGAACAAGTAAAAAAGATCGGACAAGCCCTCACCCAACTATCCCCGGACTTGCGAAAACATCTTGTGACGATCTCACCTTATCCCAATGAGGTGTATGACGACGGAATTGAGATGACTACCGTTTACGATCATAAGGTCTTTATGCGTTTGGCAGAGCTTGATCGCTTTACCAACTATGAGTTTTTCCGTGATAAGCCAGCTGGAAAGCTTTATATTCTCGATAGTATCTGGTTTGTACCTGATGCGAAAACGGCTTCTTCATCGGATTGA
- the mraY gene encoding phospho-N-acetylmuramoyl-pentapeptide-transferase has translation MDKPLNAEIMIIIPLLLSFAICVLIGPMMIPALRRLKFGQSIRVEGPQAHAKKAGTPTMGGIMVMVAVVLTTIPISNIFGGFLLKNADLFFLLFATIGYGILGFLDDYIKVVMKRNLGLTARQKLLGQFFIGAILFWVLLEVRVIDPESTLSAIFEVTIPGTDILIYLNWLYLPLLLIIMIGFSNATNLTDGLDGLLAGTAAIAYGAYAVIGFIQGNSSVALFSAAVVGALLGFLVFNAHPAKVFMGDTGSLALGGGLAALSIITKTELLLLIIGAVFFIEALSVMLQVASFKLRGKRIFRMSPLHHHFELGGWSEWRVVTTFWIVGLFFALVGIFLFSPEVFLK, from the coding sequence ATGGACAAACCACTAAATGCAGAGATTATGATCATTATTCCGCTCCTGCTATCTTTTGCAATTTGTGTTCTTATCGGACCCATGATGATTCCCGCGTTGCGTCGTTTAAAGTTTGGTCAGAGCATTCGTGTGGAGGGACCGCAGGCGCATGCGAAAAAAGCAGGCACACCCACAATGGGCGGAATTATGGTAATGGTAGCCGTTGTGTTGACAACAATTCCGATTAGCAATATATTTGGGGGCTTTTTGCTTAAAAATGCTGATTTGTTTTTTTTGTTATTTGCCACCATTGGTTATGGGATCTTGGGATTTCTTGATGATTACATTAAAGTAGTGATGAAGCGTAATTTGGGATTGACCGCACGTCAAAAGCTATTAGGGCAATTTTTTATCGGTGCGATTTTGTTTTGGGTGTTGTTAGAGGTGCGAGTGATTGATCCGGAGTCAACGTTAAGTGCTATTTTTGAAGTGACGATTCCGGGGACCGATATCCTTATTTATTTAAATTGGCTTTACCTTCCGCTCTTATTGATCATTATGATTGGTTTTTCCAACGCTACCAACTTGACGGATGGCTTGGATGGTTTGTTAGCTGGAACCGCGGCAATTGCTTATGGCGCTTATGCTGTGATTGGTTTTATCCAGGGGAATAGCTCAGTAGCACTCTTCTCAGCGGCAGTGGTAGGGGCCCTGCTCGGTTTTCTTGTTTTTAATGCTCATCCTGCCAAAGTGTTTATGGGTGATACGGGTTCACTTGCGTTGGGAGGCGGCCTGGCAGCTTTGTCGATAATTACGAAGACAGAGCTGTTGCTGCTAATAATCGGGGCAGTCTTTTTTATCGAGGCACTTTCGGTTATGTTACAAGTGGCGTCATTTAAGTTGCGCGGAAAGAGAATATTCCGCATGAGTCCCCTTCATCATCACTTCGAATTGGGTGGATGGTCGGAGTGGCGAGTTGTAACTACATTTTGGATTGTAGGTTTGTTCTTCGCGCTGGTGGGAATATTCCTCTTTTCTCCTGAGGTGTTTTTAAAATGA